The Niallia alba genome includes a window with the following:
- a CDS encoding flotillin family protein, translated as MAIEIYIVIAIVVFLLIALISIFVAKYKTAGPDEALIVTGSYLGSKNVHVDESGNKIKIIRGGGAFILPVFQQSEPLSLLSSKLDVSTPEVYTEQGVPVMADGTAIIKIGGSIGEIATAAEQFLGKTKQDRENEAREVLEGHLRSILGSMTVEEIYKNRDKFSQEVQRVASHDLAKMGLIIVSFTIKDVRDKNGYLESLGKPRIAQVKRDADIATAEADKETRIKKAEADKEAKKAELERATEIAEAEKENQMKIADYRRDQDIAKARADQAYDLESARSKQEVTEQEMQIKIIERQKQIELEEKEILRREKQYDSEVKKKADADRYAMEQAAEANKRREIAEADANQYRIESQAKAEAEKVRVDGLAKAEAEKAKGETEAEIIRLKGLAEAEAKRKIAEAYAQYGQAAILDMVLEMLPEYAKQVASPLANIDKITVVDTGSDGSNGGANKVTGYATNLMSTMQESLKASAGIDVKELLENLSGKGNIRQSINELNDNLSNKSAE; from the coding sequence ATGGCAATTGAGATTTATATTGTAATAGCAATCGTAGTATTTTTACTAATCGCACTTATTAGTATTTTTGTGGCAAAGTATAAGACAGCAGGACCGGACGAAGCGCTAATTGTAACAGGAAGTTATTTAGGTTCTAAAAATGTTCATGTCGATGAATCAGGAAATAAAATAAAAATTATTAGAGGGGGAGGGGCATTTATTCTCCCAGTTTTCCAGCAATCAGAACCTCTAAGTTTGTTATCTAGTAAATTAGATGTTTCTACACCGGAAGTATATACAGAACAAGGTGTTCCAGTAATGGCGGACGGTACAGCGATTATTAAAATTGGTGGTTCCATTGGGGAAATCGCTACTGCAGCTGAACAGTTTTTAGGAAAAACAAAACAAGATCGTGAAAACGAAGCAAGAGAAGTACTAGAAGGACATTTACGTTCCATTCTCGGTAGTATGACAGTAGAAGAAATTTATAAAAATAGAGATAAGTTTTCACAAGAAGTACAAAGAGTTGCTTCACACGATTTAGCGAAGATGGGTCTAATCATCGTTTCCTTTACGATTAAAGATGTAAGAGATAAAAATGGATATTTAGAATCACTTGGTAAGCCACGAATTGCTCAAGTAAAACGAGATGCAGACATTGCTACTGCTGAAGCAGATAAAGAAACAAGAATCAAAAAAGCCGAAGCGGATAAAGAAGCTAAAAAGGCCGAGTTAGAAAGAGCAACGGAAATTGCTGAAGCAGAAAAAGAAAATCAAATGAAAATTGCTGACTATAGAAGAGATCAAGATATTGCGAAAGCACGTGCTGACCAAGCGTACGATTTAGAAAGTGCTCGTTCTAAGCAGGAAGTTACAGAACAAGAAATGCAAATTAAGATTATTGAAAGACAGAAACAAATTGAATTAGAAGAAAAAGAAATTCTCAGAAGAGAGAAGCAGTATGATTCAGAGGTTAAAAAGAAAGCCGACGCCGATCGCTATGCGATGGAACAGGCTGCTGAAGCGAACAAACGCCGTGAAATTGCTGAAGCAGATGCGAACCAATACCGCATTGAGTCACAAGCGAAAGCGGAAGCAGAAAAAGTGCGTGTAGATGGTTTAGCGAAAGCGGAAGCAGAAAAAGCAAAAGGGGAAACAGAAGCAGAAATCATCCGCTTAAAAGGTTTGGCAGAAGCAGAAGCAAAACGCAAAATCGCAGAAGCATATGCACAATACGGCCAAGCGGCAATCTTGGATATGGTGCTTGAAATGTTACCTGAATATGCAAAACAAGTGGCTAGTCCATTAGCTAATATCGATAAGATTACTGTTGTTGATACAGGAAGTGATGGCAGTAATGGGGGAGCTAATAAAGTAACTGGCTATGCAACGAACTTAATGTCAACGATGCAAGAATCCTTAAAGGCTTCAGCAGGAATTGATGTTAAAGAATTACTTGAAAATTTATCAGGTAAAGGGAATATTCGTCAGAGTATTAATGAGTTGAATGATAATTTAAGTAATAAATCAGCTGAATAG
- a CDS encoding glycine betaine ABC transporter substrate-binding protein, whose translation MKKITTILGAITLSLGLAACSSSSVNNENATIGEKVDYEIIGIDPGAGLMKATSQAISDYELSDWKLVEGSSAAMTAALKKAYNKEEPIIVTGWTPHWMFAAYDLKYLEDPKGSFGEDENIHSIARNGLKEDMPEAYKVLDNFHWTTEDMGVVMMDIYDGESPEKAAESWVKENADKVSEWTEGVDSVDGDKIKIGYVAWDSEIASTNVIGKVLTDLGYDVTLSQVEAGPMWTGVADGSLDAHIAGWLPITHEDYASKFEGKFEDLGPNLEGTKLGLVVPSYMDIDSIEDLKE comes from the coding sequence ATGAAAAAAATAACAACTATACTAGGAGCAATCACTCTCTCTCTAGGTTTAGCTGCTTGTAGTTCAAGTAGTGTAAATAACGAGAATGCCACTATTGGCGAAAAGGTAGATTATGAGATTATCGGTATTGATCCAGGAGCTGGATTAATGAAAGCAACTAGCCAAGCAATTAGTGACTATGAGCTAAGTGATTGGAAATTAGTTGAAGGATCAAGTGCAGCAATGACCGCTGCTCTAAAAAAAGCTTATAATAAAGAAGAACCAATTATTGTAACAGGCTGGACTCCACACTGGATGTTCGCTGCATACGATTTAAAATACTTAGAAGATCCAAAAGGGTCTTTTGGTGAAGATGAAAACATTCATTCTATTGCTCGTAATGGACTAAAAGAAGATATGCCAGAAGCATACAAGGTATTAGATAATTTCCATTGGACAACAGAAGATATGGGCGTTGTCATGATGGACATATACGATGGAGAATCTCCTGAAAAAGCAGCAGAAAGCTGGGTAAAAGAGAATGCTGATAAAGTTAGCGAATGGACAGAAGGTGTCGACAGTGTTGATGGAGATAAAATTAAAATCGGCTATGTTGCATGGGATAGTGAGATCGCAAGTACAAACGTTATCGGTAAAGTATTAACAGATTTAGGTTATGATGTAACATTAAGCCAAGTAGAAGCAGGTCCAATGTGGACAGGTGTTGCAGATGGCAGTTTAGATGCGCATATTGCTGGTTGGTTACCGATTACCCATGAAGACTATGCAAGCAAATTCGAAGGAAAATTCGAAGATCTAGGTCCAAACTTAGAAGGAACAAAATTAGGGCTTGTCGTGCCAAGTTATATGGATATTGATTCTATTGAAGATTTAAAAGAATAA
- a CDS encoding peptide chain release factor 3 → MSKNFKQDVLSRRTFAIISHPDAGKTTLTEKLLLFGGAIRDAGTVKGKKTGKYATSDWMEIEKQRGISVTSSVMQFDYQNARVNILDTPGHQDFSEDTYRTLTAVDSAVMIIDSAKGIEEQTLKLFKVCKMRGIPIFTFINKLDRQGKPPLELLAELEEVMGIESYPMNWPIGMGKEFLGIYDRFYKRIEQFRVEDTEKYIPLNEDGEIEGDHSIKQDSLYDQTLEEIMLLNEAGNEFSEEKINNGDLTPVFFGSALSNFGVQTFLETYLQFAPSPQARKSSMGEIDPLSEEFSGFIFKIQANMNPAHRDRIAFLRICSGKFERGMTVNLPRTGKQVKLAQSTQFMADDRSTVNEAVSGDIIGLYDPGFYQIGDTLTVSKNAFQYEKLPQFTPELFVKVTAKNVMKQKHFHKGIQQLVQEGAIQLYKTVKTEDYLLGAVGQLQFEVFEHRMRNEYNVEVIMEHVGSKIARWLVDEEVNENLSSGRSLLVEDRFGKKAFLFENEFALRWFQDKNPEVKLYNPMDEQE, encoded by the coding sequence ATGTCAAAGAATTTTAAACAGGATGTACTATCTCGTCGCACCTTTGCGATTATTTCCCATCCGGATGCCGGAAAAACGACATTAACGGAAAAACTTTTACTTTTCGGTGGCGCTATTAGGGATGCTGGAACAGTAAAAGGGAAGAAAACAGGAAAATATGCAACAAGTGACTGGATGGAGATAGAAAAGCAAAGAGGGATTTCCGTTACATCAAGTGTGATGCAATTTGACTACCAAAATGCACGAGTGAATATTCTGGATACACCAGGACACCAAGACTTTAGTGAAGATACTTATCGTACGCTTACTGCAGTGGATAGTGCTGTGATGATCATCGATTCAGCTAAAGGGATAGAGGAACAAACATTAAAGCTATTTAAAGTGTGTAAAATGAGAGGTATTCCTATTTTTACATTTATAAATAAATTGGATCGCCAAGGAAAGCCGCCTCTTGAATTACTAGCGGAATTGGAAGAAGTAATGGGGATTGAGTCCTATCCAATGAATTGGCCAATCGGAATGGGAAAAGAATTTTTAGGAATTTATGACCGTTTTTATAAACGAATTGAGCAGTTCCGTGTAGAAGATACGGAAAAATATATCCCGCTAAATGAAGATGGAGAGATCGAAGGCGATCATTCAATTAAACAGGATTCCTTATATGATCAAACTTTAGAAGAAATCATGCTTTTAAATGAAGCTGGAAACGAATTTTCTGAGGAGAAAATAAATAATGGGGATCTAACGCCAGTATTTTTTGGGAGTGCTTTAAGCAATTTTGGTGTTCAAACGTTTTTAGAAACATACTTGCAATTTGCCCCATCTCCACAAGCAAGAAAATCTAGCATGGGAGAGATAGATCCTTTGTCTGAGGAGTTTTCTGGATTTATTTTTAAAATCCAAGCAAATATGAATCCGGCTCACCGTGATCGTATTGCTTTTTTACGGATTTGTTCTGGGAAATTTGAAAGAGGGATGACAGTAAATCTGCCAAGAACCGGGAAGCAAGTGAAATTAGCACAGTCTACTCAATTTATGGCAGATGATCGAAGTACCGTTAATGAAGCAGTTAGCGGTGATATTATCGGGCTATATGATCCAGGTTTTTATCAGATTGGAGATACGTTAACAGTTAGTAAGAATGCATTTCAATATGAAAAGTTACCTCAATTTACGCCAGAGCTATTTGTAAAGGTAACAGCCAAAAATGTAATGAAACAAAAACATTTCCATAAAGGAATACAGCAGCTCGTGCAAGAAGGAGCGATTCAATTGTATAAGACTGTCAAAACAGAAGATTATCTTCTTGGAGCAGTTGGTCAACTACAATTTGAAGTGTTTGAACATCGTATGAGAAATGAATACAATGTGGAAGTTATTATGGAGCATGTAGGTTCCAAAATTGCCCGTTGGTTAGTGGACGAAGAAGTGAATGAAAATCTTTCAAGCGGGAGAAGTTTATTAGTGGAAGATCGTTTCGGCAAAAAAGCATTTTTATTTGAAAATGAATTTGCCTTAAGATGGTTCCAAGATAAAAATCCAGAAGTTAAATTATATAATCCGATGGATGAGCAAGAATAG
- a CDS encoding YjcZ family sporulation protein, producing the protein MYGYGYGYPSYGYGGVGYGGGFALIVVLFILLIIVGAACFKW; encoded by the coding sequence ATGTACGGATATGGTTATGGATATCCAAGCTATGGCTATGGTGGTGTAGGTTACGGCGGAGGTTTCGCTTTAATCGTCGTTTTATTCATTCTTTTAATCATTGTAGGTGCAGCTTGCTTCAAATGGTAA
- a CDS encoding TatD family hydrolase: MNQIIDAHIHIDQYNRDEISQFFKEETLIAAISVSMNLDSCKQTEKLSKEFDFIKAAYGYHPEQSLPSDTSISNLFAWIEANQSSAIALGEIGLPHYIRRKDPSSIPLQPYIEILEQFIVLAKKLKKPIVLHSIYEEADIVINLLEKHSFSNAHFHWFKGSPKTIEQMIRNNYYISLTPDFLYKEKTQQLANLYPIEKIMVETDGPWPFDGPFIYQKTVPTMIHAIIHALATLKKYTLSDMYEQILCNTKRFYSISIPQKRD; the protein is encoded by the coding sequence ATGAACCAAATTATAGATGCCCATATTCATATTGACCAGTACAATCGAGACGAAATCAGCCAGTTTTTTAAAGAAGAAACATTAATTGCTGCTATCTCTGTCTCTATGAATTTAGATTCATGTAAACAAACAGAAAAATTAAGCAAAGAGTTCGACTTTATTAAAGCAGCCTATGGTTATCATCCAGAACAATCATTACCTTCTGATACATCTATATCCAATTTATTTGCATGGATTGAAGCAAACCAGAGTAGCGCTATTGCCCTTGGCGAGATCGGCTTACCTCATTATATAAGGAGAAAAGATCCATCTTCTATTCCTTTACAACCTTATATTGAAATCCTCGAGCAATTTATTGTATTAGCAAAAAAATTAAAAAAACCTATTGTTCTTCATAGTATTTATGAAGAAGCTGATATTGTCATTAATCTACTTGAAAAGCATAGCTTTTCAAATGCTCATTTTCATTGGTTTAAAGGAAGCCCAAAAACAATTGAACAGATGATAAGAAATAATTATTATATTTCCCTTACACCTGATTTTTTATATAAGGAAAAAACTCAACAGCTCGCGAATTTATACCCGATTGAAAAAATAATGGTAGAAACGGATGGACCTTGGCCATTCGATGGGCCGTTTATTTATCAAAAAACTGTTCCAACTATGATTCATGCTATTATTCATGCTTTAGCAACATTGAAAAAATATACATTATCAGACATGTATGAGCAAATCTTATGTAATACGAAAAGATTTTATTCTATTTCTATCCCCCAAAAAAGAGACTGA
- a CDS encoding ABC transporter permease, producing MNNLFPKLPVADWIDSFVDWLTTTFEVLFDGVTAVLEFVVNVLVAFFGFIPPILLIILLALLAWKLANKKIALFTLIGLLLVDNLGYWEPMIDTLALVLSSVFISIVIGIPLGIWASQNSTVRNIVIPILDFMQTMPAFVYLIPAIFFFSIGVVPGVVASVIFAMPPTIRLTILGIQQVPSDITEATESFGSTTSQKLIKVQLPLAMPTILAGINQSIMLALSMVVIAAMVGAPGLGADVYRAVTQIQIGRGFEAGISIVVLAIILDRITQNVGTKKKGAK from the coding sequence ATGAATAATCTATTTCCTAAACTGCCTGTTGCAGACTGGATTGATTCCTTCGTTGACTGGCTAACGACAACCTTTGAAGTATTATTTGATGGAGTAACTGCAGTACTAGAATTTGTTGTAAATGTATTAGTAGCCTTCTTTGGATTTATTCCTCCTATTCTATTAATCATTTTATTAGCATTACTGGCTTGGAAATTAGCGAATAAAAAGATTGCACTATTTACTCTAATAGGTTTATTACTTGTAGATAATTTAGGTTATTGGGAACCAATGATTGATACATTAGCTCTTGTACTTTCTTCTGTATTTATCTCCATAGTAATCGGTATCCCACTAGGTATTTGGGCTTCACAAAATAGCACTGTACGCAATATTGTTATTCCAATATTAGACTTTATGCAAACAATGCCAGCCTTTGTATATCTTATTCCCGCTATTTTCTTTTTTAGTATTGGTGTAGTACCGGGGGTTGTTGCATCTGTTATTTTTGCTATGCCGCCTACTATTCGCTTAACTATTCTTGGAATTCAACAAGTTCCTAGTGATATTACAGAAGCTACAGAGAGTTTTGGTAGTACGACTTCTCAAAAATTAATAAAAGTTCAATTACCACTTGCAATGCCAACAATACTTGCTGGTATTAATCAAAGCATCATGCTTGCGCTATCAATGGTAGTTATTGCTGCAATGGTTGGTGCACCTGGACTTGGTGCAGATGTTTATCGTGCTGTAACCCAGATTCAAATTGGACGCGGGTTTGAAGCAGGTATTTCTATTGTAGTACTTGCAATCATTTTAGATAGAATTACCCAAAATGTGGGTACGAAAAAAAAGGGGGCAAAATAA
- the proV gene encoding glycine betaine/L-proline ABC transporter ATP-binding protein ProV: MESMAKLKIENVTKIFGKNTKKAIQLLNNGESKKDILKKTGATVGVNKASFEVNPGEIFVIMGLSGSGKSTLVRMFNRLIDPTIGNIYIDGKDIVSMSKEELRKVRREKISMVFQKFALLPHRTILENAEFGLEIQGVDKTARKERALESLKLVGLSGYENQYPDQLSGGMQQRVGLARALANDPDILLMDEAFSALDPLIRKDMQDELLDLQSNMEKTIIFITHDLDEALRIGDRIALMKDGSIVQVGTPEEILMNPSNDYVERFVEDVDLSKVLTANHIMKRAEAVTIEKGPRVALQMMKKLGISSIYVVNKRRELLGAITADDARVAAEKNEGIETILQKDVITVTGDTLLSDLFDKVSTAIIPVAVIDEQNRLKGILVRGAVIGALAGNNELINTPPTEEAVLVGGNV, translated from the coding sequence ATGGAAAGTATGGCAAAATTGAAAATCGAAAACGTCACAAAGATTTTCGGAAAAAACACAAAAAAAGCGATTCAGCTATTAAATAATGGTGAATCTAAAAAAGATATTCTCAAAAAAACAGGAGCAACAGTCGGCGTAAATAAGGCTAGTTTTGAAGTAAATCCTGGTGAGATTTTCGTAATTATGGGGCTTTCAGGTAGTGGTAAATCAACATTAGTCCGCATGTTCAATCGTCTAATTGATCCTACAATCGGAAATATTTATATTGATGGGAAAGACATTGTCAGTATGTCTAAGGAGGAACTACGCAAGGTTCGAAGAGAAAAAATAAGCATGGTCTTTCAAAAATTTGCTTTACTTCCACATCGAACAATCTTAGAAAATGCTGAATTTGGTTTAGAAATTCAAGGTGTAGATAAGACAGCAAGAAAAGAGCGTGCACTTGAATCACTTAAACTAGTTGGTTTATCCGGTTATGAAAACCAATACCCCGACCAATTGAGTGGTGGGATGCAACAAAGAGTTGGTCTTGCTCGTGCTTTAGCAAATGACCCCGATATCCTATTAATGGATGAAGCGTTTAGTGCACTCGATCCTCTTATTCGCAAAGATATGCAGGATGAGTTATTAGATCTACAATCTAATATGGAAAAGACAATCATCTTTATTACACATGATTTAGATGAAGCATTGAGAATTGGCGATCGTATCGCTCTAATGAAAGATGGCTCGATTGTACAAGTCGGAACTCCTGAAGAGATTTTAATGAATCCTTCAAACGATTATGTAGAACGATTTGTAGAAGATGTTGATTTATCGAAGGTATTAACTGCAAATCACATTATGAAACGAGCAGAAGCAGTAACCATTGAAAAAGGTCCACGTGTTGCATTGCAAATGATGAAAAAATTAGGAATTTCAAGTATCTATGTTGTTAATAAGCGCAGAGAACTGCTCGGAGCAATTACCGCAGATGATGCACGTGTTGCTGCTGAAAAAAATGAAGGTATTGAAACGATTCTTCAAAAAGATGTAATTACCGTTACAGGTGATACGTTATTATCTGATCTATTTGATAAAGTTTCAACTGCGATCATACCGGTTGCTGTTATAGACGAACAAAATAGATTAAAAGGAATTCTTGTAAGAGGTGCGGTTATAGGTGCACTGGCTGGAAATAATGAGCTTATTAATACTCCACCTACCGAAGAAGCAGTACTAGTTGGGGGGAATGTATAA
- a CDS encoding MFS transporter produces MNSSNFWYRIGVPTEFTWGYIGTFLFMLGSCIENSWFSAYLVDLGFSVSQAATIFSAFGIMVALGSWLSGICVEVWGAKKIMLIGLIAYLAFSIPFMLFALPSENYLAILLLYMGRGLGYPLFCYSFLVWLTIDVDVSIQGRATSYFWICYNLGFTIIGPVFAVQLIPFIGETAVIWVGIVLSIVGSLLALFLTKKKFIIKERDTTPLVEIKEGILIMFKRPRIGTAVIVKTINGLGTYGFVVVLPVFLINKGYSMAEWSTIWGATFISNQIFNVIFGYLGDKIGFRKTIQLFGGTLTGVATIAVYLVPQLFGYNYWLFFLAMCFWGAGLAGFVPMSPLVPLMAPDNKGAANSAVNFGSGLGNFVGPALVSLLVVFGTGAVMYTMAALYLISVILTAFLKTPDELHQPLKDEAA; encoded by the coding sequence ATAAACAGTTCAAATTTTTGGTATCGGATTGGGGTTCCAACTGAATTTACCTGGGGATATATTGGGACATTTCTTTTTATGCTCGGCAGCTGTATTGAAAATAGTTGGTTTTCAGCTTATCTTGTAGACCTAGGATTTTCTGTATCGCAAGCAGCAACCATTTTCTCTGCCTTCGGTATTATGGTAGCATTGGGTTCATGGTTATCTGGAATTTGTGTAGAAGTTTGGGGAGCAAAAAAAATCATGCTTATTGGCTTAATTGCCTATTTAGCATTTTCTATTCCATTTATGCTTTTTGCCTTACCTTCAGAAAACTATTTAGCCATTTTATTATTGTATATGGGTAGAGGGTTAGGATATCCGCTATTCTGCTATTCCTTTTTAGTGTGGCTAACCATTGATGTTGATGTCAGCATTCAAGGCAGAGCAACCTCCTATTTTTGGATATGCTATAATTTGGGTTTTACCATTATCGGCCCAGTTTTTGCGGTTCAGCTTATCCCGTTCATCGGTGAAACTGCTGTCATATGGGTAGGAATCGTTCTTTCCATTGTAGGCAGCTTATTAGCTCTTTTTCTCACAAAGAAAAAGTTTATCATTAAAGAAAGAGATACAACCCCATTGGTAGAAATAAAAGAAGGAATTTTAATCATGTTTAAAAGACCTAGAATTGGTACCGCTGTTATTGTGAAGACAATTAATGGCCTTGGCACCTATGGCTTCGTTGTTGTATTACCAGTGTTTCTTATTAATAAAGGTTATAGTATGGCAGAATGGTCAACCATTTGGGGAGCAACTTTTATATCTAATCAGATATTTAATGTTATTTTTGGCTATTTAGGGGACAAAATCGGTTTCAGAAAAACGATCCAACTTTTTGGAGGAACTTTAACAGGCGTCGCCACCATCGCTGTTTATCTCGTCCCACAATTATTTGGATATAATTACTGGTTATTCTTCTTAGCAATGTGTTTTTGGGGTGCTGGACTAGCAGGTTTTGTTCCCATGTCGCCCCTTGTTCCACTAATGGCACCAGATAACAAGGGAGCAGCAAACTCAGCTGTTAACTTTGGGTCAGGATTAGGAAATTTTGTTGGCCCTGCTCTAGTTTCTTTACTTGTTGTCTTTGGTACTGGAGCTGTTATGTATACAATGGCTGCATTATATTTAATAAGTGTTATCTTAACAGCCTTCTTAAAAACACCAGATGAACTACATCAACCGCTGAAAGATGAAGCAGCCTAG
- a CDS encoding YjcZ family sporulation protein, which produces MGEVGVGYGGGFALLVVLFILLVIIGASWGYGGF; this is translated from the coding sequence ATGGGTGAAGTTGGAGTAGGTTACGGCGGAGGTTTCGCTCTTTTAGTAGTATTGTTTATCTTATTGGTGATTATTGGTGCTTCTTGGGGTTACGGCGGATTTTAA
- a CDS encoding heme-binding protein, translating into MFTKLEVMEHEKEAQLITFNIDDSFLLAQRVVELAGEDASKICISIYKGKRELFFLAGKNTSYENECWIRRKRNVVYHHEKSSMLIRLEYNENEEEYYQTNGLNREEYALAGGGFPVRVMGNGYEGCLTVSGLTMEEDHMLCVNAIKMLRQEQEELEFDLYSSEK; encoded by the coding sequence ATGTTTACAAAACTAGAGGTAATGGAACATGAAAAAGAAGCGCAACTAATTACATTTAATATTGATGATTCATTTTTATTAGCACAAAGAGTGGTAGAACTTGCGGGAGAGGATGCAAGTAAGATTTGTATTTCGATATACAAAGGAAAAAGGGAGCTATTTTTCTTAGCGGGGAAAAATACTTCTTATGAAAATGAATGTTGGATTCGCCGAAAAAGGAATGTAGTATACCACCATGAAAAAAGCTCCATGTTAATTCGTTTGGAGTATAACGAAAATGAGGAAGAATACTATCAAACAAATGGCTTAAATCGAGAGGAATATGCTCTTGCTGGCGGTGGCTTTCCTGTTAGGGTGATGGGAAATGGCTATGAGGGCTGTTTAACTGTTTCCGGTTTAACAATGGAAGAGGATCATATGTTGTGTGTAAATGCAATAAAAATGTTACGACAGGAACAAGAAGAGTTGGAGTTTGATCTGTATTCTAGTGAAAAATAA
- a CDS encoding NAD-dependent deacylase produces MDPFVQLVKSANYLVVFTGAGMSTESGLPDFRSANTGLWTAEKKQYLSSTDALNNHVQEFINFYRQRVQGIHEFKPHQGHYILSEWERNGLLKQIITQNVDGFHQEAGNDNVAELHGTLKKIHCETCGKSYHSEEYLHENYSCDCGGVLRPSIVLFGEMLPEQPFLTAEEAAIKSDVFLVLGSSLSVSPANQFPLLAKQTGAKLIIVNKEPTEMDGLADFVIHQSIGKVLEDINFKLA; encoded by the coding sequence ATGGATCCATTTGTTCAATTAGTGAAGTCTGCTAATTATTTGGTTGTTTTTACTGGTGCAGGAATGTCGACAGAGAGTGGGTTACCTGATTTTAGATCAGCTAATACTGGGCTATGGACAGCAGAAAAGAAACAGTATCTCTCATCTACAGATGCTTTAAATAATCATGTCCAAGAATTTATAAACTTTTATCGCCAACGAGTTCAAGGAATACATGAATTTAAACCGCATCAAGGCCATTATATTCTTTCTGAATGGGAAAGAAACGGGCTTTTAAAGCAAATCATAACCCAAAATGTTGATGGATTCCATCAAGAAGCAGGGAATGATAATGTTGCAGAATTGCATGGAACTTTAAAAAAGATTCATTGTGAAACATGCGGAAAAAGTTATCACAGTGAAGAATACTTACATGAAAATTATTCATGTGATTGTGGGGGAGTCTTAAGACCTTCCATTGTTCTTTTTGGCGAGATGCTTCCAGAACAGCCATTTTTAACAGCCGAGGAAGCGGCAATTAAGTCTGATGTCTTTTTAGTATTAGGATCCTCTTTATCCGTTTCACCAGCAAATCAATTTCCATTGTTGGCGAAACAAACAGGAGCAAAGCTGATTATTGTTAATAAAGAACCAACAGAAATGGATGGGCTAGCTGATTTCGTTATTCACCAATCGATTGGGAAAGTATTGGAGGATATAAACTTTAAGCTAGCTTAA
- a CDS encoding GbsR/MarR family transcriptional regulator has product MTDREQLNIARERVIDSVAQNMDLYGVTESIGRLYGMLLFQQNPMTLDEMKEELGMSKTSMSTSVRTLLELKMVDKVWRKGVRKDLYSAEEDWYQTFIDFFTIKWRLAITENVYAIEKSMNEIKALLNKDGVSEDVIKDGEKDLEKLHYALNYYDWLDRFVDSLESHEIFNLIPKKEE; this is encoded by the coding sequence ATGACGGATAGAGAGCAGTTAAATATTGCTCGAGAGAGAGTGATTGATTCTGTAGCTCAAAACATGGATTTATATGGTGTAACGGAATCAATTGGCAGATTATATGGAATGTTATTATTTCAGCAAAACCCAATGACTCTTGACGAAATGAAAGAAGAGCTGGGGATGAGTAAAACCAGTATGAGTACATCGGTTCGAACATTGCTTGAATTAAAAATGGTTGATAAAGTATGGCGAAAAGGTGTTCGAAAAGATTTATATAGTGCGGAAGAAGATTGGTATCAAACGTTTATCGATTTTTTTACGATTAAATGGAGATTAGCAATTACTGAAAATGTTTATGCGATTGAAAAGTCTATGAATGAAATTAAAGCGTTATTAAATAAAGACGGGGTTTCTGAGGATGTAATAAAAGATGGGGAAAAAGATTTAGAGAAATTACACTATGCTCTTAATTATTATGATTGGCTTGATCGTTTTGTAGATAGCTTAGAATCCCATGAAATTTTTAATTTAATTCCAAAAAAAGAAGAATAA